In Mycoplasmopsis phocirhinis, the DNA window AAAATGATTATATTAAAAAATTAAACACTATAAGTGAACTGAAAATAAAGAAAATAGATATTTAACTAAATTATTAAAAAGATATAAGGAGGAATATGAATAATAAAATTTTTATTGGAGATAACTTGGAAGTTATGAGATCCAAGCATATGGGTGAATTTAAAAATAAAATCCAAACTATTTATATTGATCCTCCATACAATACTTTTAGTATTAAAAGTTATCAAGACAGCATAAATACTTTAGAGTGAATTGAGATGATGAAATTGAGATTAATCGAATCAAGAAAGTTTTTAAAAGAAACAGGAGTTATTTTTATAAGTATTGATGATAATGAATATGCTAATTTAAAAGTGTTGTGCGATGAAATATTTTATAAAAGTAACTATATTGGTACTTTTATCACAAACCAATCTAAAAGAAGCAACGCAATACACATTAACACAACTCACGAATATATTTTATGTTATGCTAAAAATAAAAACAAAACAAAAAAATTCGAGGTAAAAAGAATCGATATTCCCGAAAACAAAAAACTGTTTAAAAAACTCAATAGTATAGCATTAGAATTAGTTAAAAATAATTCTTTAGAAATAGCCAATCAAAAATTTAAAAAGGTAATAAATGATGAAGTTAAAAATTCTAAACAAACTTGGTTAAAAAATTATTCAAATATTGATGAAAATTCTAGAATATATTTTGCAATGGATTTATCCACACCAAATAATCCTAAATCAGTTTCAATTCCACAAATAAATTTGAATTTAAAACCCTTGAAATCGAGAGGTTGATCAAGTGATAAAAAATTTATTGAACTTCACAAACAAAAAAGACTTGTTTTTAAAGATGAACGTCCTTATTCTAAAAAATATTTAGAAGAGGCTACAGATAATGCTCAATCAGTTTTGAATTTTTTTTCAAGACAAGGCACAAATGATTTAAAAAAAATAGGTTTAGCAGGTTTATTCGATACACCTAAACCCGTTGAACTAATTAAATTTTTAATTAGAATTTCAACAAATGATGATGACATTGTTTTGGATTATTTTGCTGGTTCAGGAACAACTGCTCAATCTGTTTATGAACTTAATTTATTAGAAAATAGAAATAATAAATATATTCTCATTCAAACTAAAGAACCAGTTAAAACCAATACATCAGTTTTTAAAAAATGTGTGGATTTAGGCATAAATCCTTATATTAGTGATATTCTGCTTTTTAGAATTAATAAATTTATCAAAACCAAAGATTACGATTTAGAATATATTTAATACTTAATAGGCAAGGTGTAAAATGAATGAAATAAAAACAAAACTCGAAGAACTTTTTAACAAAGGTAAATTTCAAAAAATCAATTTATCTTTTGTAAAAGAAGGTGTTGATGTTTTACAACAAATAAATTTAATCCAAGAAAAATACAATAAAAATGATACCGATACATTTATCAATGAATTAAGAGACTCAATTGTTGGAAATATTTTAGGATATGATCTAATAAATACCAAAAAACATGGTTTTGATTGTAAAAAAGAAAATAAAGATATTTATCTTGAAGTGAAAGACGCTAGTTTTACTTCAGATTCTTGACAAGCAACATTTAACGATACTACACTAGAAAAAGCTAAAGCGTTTCAAGATCCTAGACTTTATTTAGCATTAGCGGTTTGAAAGGGTGCGAGTGATTTAATGTTTATATGTTATGGTCAAAATAAAGAAATAGGCGAATTTCTTGAGCAAAAAGTCAATGCTTTTACAAATGAAGCAAAAGTTGTAAGAAGTACACAAAGCATAACTTTATCAAAATTAATTTTTACTTATGGTTTTAAAATCTATCCAGTTTCTAAATCAAAGGAAGAAATAAAACAAATATTAAAATTAATGAATAAAAGTTTTAATAATTTGACTGATGATATGTTTCGAATTTTAGATTAACAACAAAAATATATTTATATACAAAAATAAAACACAAAATTATAAATATTGAGTAATTTTGAGTAAAAATATCGTATATTTTAATACATAAAAAAATAAAGGAGAGTAAAATATATGAATTTATTAAAAGCATACTGATTAGCCCAGAAAGCTCATAAAGGGCAAAAAGATAAGGGCGGAAAACCTTATATTAATCACCCAAAATATGTAGCAAGTAAATTTATTGATAAAGATTTTAAAATAGTTGCTTTATTGCACGATGTTGTCGAAGATAGTGGTGTTAAATTAGATTTAATAGAAAATATGTTTGGAACCACAATTGCAAAAGCAGTAGATGCTATGACTAAAAGAAAAGATGAAGAGTATGCTTTGTATCTTCAAAGAGTGAAAAGCAATCCTATTGCCAAAGAAGTTAAGCTGATTGATTTATATCATAATTTAGATTTTACCCGACTGGGGAGAAGAGAATTAACTTTAAGCGAGAAGACTAGAATTAAAAAATATCTTGATGCCATACAATTTTTATTAGGAATATAGAAATGAAAAAAAATAAAAAATGATTTTTAATTTTAAATTTAGCAACATTGCCAATTGTCATAAGTGCGTCTAAATGTACAAATGAACAAAATGAACAACAACCCCCAAAAACTCATAATGATTTTAAACCGCAATCTAAACCTAGTCAAAAACCTCAAACATCAACTGTTAATCCGAATAATCAAACTCAACCACATCAAAATAACTCAACATCGGATAATAATATAACCGAAAATAATACTGAAAATGATCAACATACCAATAACAATACACCAATAAAACCAACTCCACCAACGCAAGACAATCCTACCCAAAACCAAAGTGATGTTCCAAGCCAAAATAATTTAAAACCCGATCCAACAAATAACGTTGATTCACAAGCAAATAAACAAATAAATTCAAATGAACCAAATAGTAACACTCATAGCGACATTAATACCCAAACCCAACAACAACCACAACCAATGACTAAACCGAGTCAAAATATAAATTCTACACCACAACAATCTAATCATCCCGATTTTGTTGAAATTAAAAATAAAGATTATATTCGTAAAGATTTTTTAATTGGGGCCGAATTTAACACCGCTCCTTTAAATGTTAGTACTCAATTTGATTTTGATGCTAATTCAGTATCACCTGAATACGCACAACAATTACAAATAAAACATACAATTGTAGATGAAGATTTTGGTGATATTAAAACCGGTACAACTAAAGTGCGTTTGCAAAACCAAAATGTTGATTACGAATTTATTGAATTGAGTTTTTTAATTTTAAGTCCACATAAAAATTTAAGTTTAGATTACATTTTAACAACCCAAAGTGGTGAGCAACACTTAAAGACTAATTTACAAGCCCAAGCAAATAATATTTATTCTGCTAAAATTACTGTGCCTAATCAATATATTGATGTTAAATTAAGTAAAATTAAACATAACGATGTTGATGTATTTAGTTTTGAACAAAATCAGGCTCATACGATAAAATACGAAAATATTCAACCACGAGCAATTTATAAGTATGGTTTAGATGAATTTAATAAAAGTATAAATAATGATCAAGTTGATATTAGTTTTAAAGTCGAAGAAAATTCTTCCACATATTCAACTGAATATTTAGATTTTCAACTTAAATATTTAGCTCCTGATAATACCATTAAAACCAAAACATTTAGTGAGCGCAAACATAATGATCGTTATAATTCCATTACTTTTTCAATTAATTTAAATTCGAGTGAAATTAAATCCGTTTTAGGTTTATATATTAAAGATATTGAAAATAGCAACTTTACTAAAATTTCAATTCCATCACATTGAGATTTCGCTTTAGTTCAACAAAATAATGATTTTGAAATTAAACACATAAATGTTAGTGATAATAAAATTACTCTTACAACTTCAAATTTAAGTGAATTAAATAACCAAAATATTGAATTATTAGTGAAAAGTTATGATCCTTTTGAACCTTATTCTAAAATCATTACAACATCACGCACTAGCAACAACACAATTGAATTTGATCGCTCAAATTTAGATATTTCAATTAATAAATATATTATTACTAAAGCTAAATTAAGCCAGGATAATATTATTGATTTTGGCTTAAAAACACAATATAGTTTTGATAATGTTCAAGCTCAAAATAACGAAGTAAGTTTGCAACAACTTAATGTATATGTCGATCATAGTACTAAATCTGTTTATGGTTCATTAAAATTGAATTTTAACGGCCACATTAGTAAATATAAAAATAAATGAATTGAATTGGAATTTAGTCCCCAAATTAATCAGTTTGGCAATAAAATTTATCCTGATAAATATAAAAGTGTCATTAAATTCGATCAATATGCTAAATTCGGTTTAAACGGGTTTAATCCTGATATTAAATTTAATTTAACAAGTGCAAAATTTGTTAGTGCTCAAAGTTTAAGTGAATATGCTGATATTAATTTAAATAATTTAGATTTTAGTTTTCGCTACCATTTAGATTATGATAATAATTTAATTAATCAACATTTAAAAAATGTGCCTGGGCAAGCTAATAATTCTAATCCACAATTATTAAGCAATAATTTAAATTTAGCTAAAAATGAATTATTAAATTTAGCAATTGCTGCTAAAAACCAAAATCAAAACCACAATACAATTTTATATAGCGAGCAAAATTTTTA includes these proteins:
- a CDS encoding HD domain-containing protein, which codes for MNLLKAYWLAQKAHKGQKDKGGKPYINHPKYVASKFIDKDFKIVALLHDVVEDSGVKLDLIENMFGTTIAKAVDAMTKRKDEEYALYLQRVKSNPIAKEVKLIDLYHNLDFTRLGRRELTLSEKTRIKKYLDAIQFLLGI
- a CDS encoding site-specific DNA-methyltransferase, giving the protein MNNKIFIGDNLEVMRSKHMGEFKNKIQTIYIDPPYNTFSIKSYQDSINTLEWIEMMKLRLIESRKFLKETGVIFISIDDNEYANLKVLCDEIFYKSNYIGTFITNQSKRSNAIHINTTHEYILCYAKNKNKTKKFEVKRIDIPENKKLFKKLNSIALELVKNNSLEIANQKFKKVINDEVKNSKQTWLKNYSNIDENSRIYFAMDLSTPNNPKSVSIPQINLNLKPLKSRGWSSDKKFIELHKQKRLVFKDERPYSKKYLEEATDNAQSVLNFFSRQGTNDLKKIGLAGLFDTPKPVELIKFLIRISTNDDDIVLDYFAGSGTTAQSVYELNLLENRNNKYILIQTKEPVKTNTSVFKKCVDLGINPYISDILLFRINKFIKTKDYDLEYI